A window of Piliocolobus tephrosceles isolate RC106 chromosome 13, ASM277652v3, whole genome shotgun sequence contains these coding sequences:
- the FUT4 gene encoding alpha-(1,3)-fucosyltransferase 4, translating into MRRLWGAAGEPSGAGWEEWAEAPQEAPGAWSGWLGPGRSGRKGRAAPGWASWPAHLALAARPARHLGGAGLGLRPLDSGTAPFHSRVSGKLQRRLESQLQHESRCRSSTPTDAWRAEAALPVHAMGAPWGSPAAAGGRRGWRRGRGLPWTVWALAAAGLTCTALITYACWGQLPPLPWASPTPPRPVGVLLWWEPFGGRVNAARPPPDCRLRFNISGCRLLTDRASYGEAQAVLFHHRDLVKRPPDWPPPWGVQARSAEEVELRVLDDEEAAAAAEALATSSPRPPGQRWVWMNFESPSHSPGLRSLASNLFNWTLSYRADSDIFVPYGYLYPRSHPGDQPSGLAPPLSRKQGLVAWVVSHWDERQARVRYYHQLSQHVAVDVFGRGGPGQPVPEIGLLHTVARYKFYLAFENSQHLDYITEKLWRNALLAGAVPVVLGPDRANYERFMPRGAFIHVDDFPSASSLASYLLFLDRNPAVYRRYFHWRRRYAVHITSFWDEPWCRVCQAVQRAGDRPKSIRNLASWFER; encoded by the coding sequence ATGAGGCGCTTGTGGGGCGCGGCCGGGGAGCCCTCGGGCGCGGGCTGGGAGGAGTGGGCGGAGGCGCCGCAGGAGGCTCCTGGGGCCTGGTCGGGCTGGCTGGGCCCCGGGCGCAGTGGAAGAAAGGGACGGGCGGCGCCCGGTTGGGCGTCCTGGCCAGCTCACCTTGCCCTGGCGGCTCGCCCCGCCCGGCACTTGGGAGGAGCGGGGCTGGGCCTGCGGCCTTTGGATTCCGGGACCGCCCCCTTCCATTCCCGGGTCAGCGGCAAGCTGCAGCGACGGCTGGAATCGCAGCTGCAGCATGAGAGCCGGTGCCGCTCCTCCACGCCTACGGACGCGTGGCGAGCGGAGGCAGCTCTGCCGGTTCACGCCATGGGGGCGCCGTGGGGTTCACCGGCGGCGGCGGGCGGGCGGCGCGGGTGGCGCCGAGGCCGGGGGCTGCCATGGACCGTCTGGGCGCTGGCAGCCGCCGGCTTGACGTGTACGGCGCTGATCACCTATGCCTGCTGGGGGCAGCTGCCGCCTCTGCCCTGGGCGTCGCCAACCCCGCCGCGACCGGTGGGCGTGCTGCTGTGGTGGGAACCCTTCGGGGGGCGCGTCAACGCCGCGAGGCCGCCCCCCGACTGCCGACTGCGCTTCAACATTAGCGGCTGCCGCCTACTCACGGACCGCGCGTCCTACGGAGAGGCTCAGGCCGTGCTTTTCCACCATCGCGACCTTGTGAAGCGACCCCCCGACTGGCCCCCGCCCTGGGGCGTCCAGGCGCGCAGTGCCGAGGAGGTGGAACTGCGAGTGTTGGACGACGAGGAGGCAGCGGCGGCGGCAGAAGCCCTGGCGACCTCCAGCCCCAGGCCCCCAGGCCAGCGCTGGGTTTGGATGAACTTCGAGTCGCCCTCGCACTCCCCAGGGCTGCGAAGCCTGGCAAGTAACCTCTTCAACTGGACGCTCTCCTACAGGGCAGACTCGGACATTTTCGTGCCTTATGGCTACCTCTACCCCAGGAGCCACCCCGGCGACCAGCCGTCAGGCCTGGCCCCGCCACTGTCGCGGAAACAGGGGCTAGTGGCATGGGTGGTGAGCCACTGGGACGAGCGCCAGGCCCGGGTCCGCTACTACCACCAGCTGAGCCAACACGTGGCTGTGGACGTATTCGGCCGGGGCGGGCCCGGGCAGCCGGTGCCCGAAATTGGGCTCCTGCATACAGTGGCCCGCTACAAGTTCTACCTGGCTTTCGAGAACTCGCAGCACCTGGATTATATCACCGAGAAGCTCTGGCGCAACGCGTTGCTCGCTGGGGCAGTGCCGGTGGTGCTGGGCCCCGACCGTGCCAACTACGAGCGCTTCATGCCCCGCGGCGCCTTCATCCATGTGGACGACTTCCCAAGTGCCTCCTCCCTGGCCTCGTACCTACTTTTCCTAGACCGCAACCCCGCGGTCTATCGCCGCTACTTCCACTGGCGCCGGAGGTACGCTGTCCACATCACCTCCTTCTGGGACGAGCCTTGGTGCCGGGTCTGCCAGGCTGTCCAGAGGGCTGGGGACCGGCCCAAGAGCATACGCAACTTGGCCAGCTGGTTTGAGCGGTGA